The Novosphingobium kaempferiae genome includes a window with the following:
- a CDS encoding response regulator transcription factor, whose translation MPASISIAIRNSIIREGLRRIFMDACFEVAESVSDLDDLNLSFYASSEQHILVIERDLLQDNCAAILERMQHDHANLRIVVLTGTFDFDEMVALYASGAYAYFPDNVPYLSLVAILQMVSNGQKVAPPEVIDFLVSMPAASRPTASGPSLDAYKFRERELRVLEQLALGQPNKAISREMGINETAVKAAVKAILRKLGVENRTQAAVMARELVRQPGSEDTETTAEQPPEEPEADLFSAHDSTVRPFGGGGGSRAIGMERTITDSRNNLLQAVIRKTSICLCYFQVFHLACLS comes from the coding sequence GAGGTCGCTGAATCGGTATCGGACCTCGACGATCTCAACCTGAGTTTCTACGCATCGAGCGAACAGCACATCCTCGTCATCGAACGCGATTTGCTGCAAGACAATTGTGCAGCAATCCTCGAACGGATGCAGCATGACCATGCGAACCTGAGGATCGTAGTCCTTACCGGTACTTTCGATTTCGATGAAATGGTCGCGCTCTATGCTTCGGGCGCCTATGCCTATTTCCCGGACAACGTGCCTTACCTCTCGTTAGTCGCGATCCTGCAGATGGTGTCCAACGGGCAGAAGGTGGCGCCGCCCGAAGTGATCGACTTCCTGGTCTCGATGCCCGCCGCATCGCGCCCGACCGCCTCCGGCCCGTCGCTGGACGCCTACAAGTTCCGCGAACGCGAACTGCGGGTGCTGGAACAGCTCGCGCTCGGCCAGCCGAACAAGGCGATCTCGCGCGAGATGGGCATCAACGAAACCGCCGTGAAAGCCGCGGTGAAGGCCATCCTGCGCAAGCTGGGGGTGGAGAACCGCACCCAGGCCGCCGTCATGGCGCGCGAGCTTGTCCGGCAGCCGGGGTCCGAGGATACGGAGACGACCGCCGAACAGCCGCCCGAAGAACCCGAAGCGGACCTGTTCAGCGCGCATGACTCGACCGTGCGTCCGTTCGGTGGCGGCGGTGGTTCGCGAGCCATCGGAATGGAGCGAACCATCACAGATTCCAGAAACAATTTGTTGCAGGCAGTAATTAGGAAGACATCTATCTGCCTTTGTTACTTTCAGGTCTTCCACTTGGCCTGCCTGTCCTGA
- a CDS encoding response regulator transcription factor gives MYRIEGTENVQLTSREMDVLQFVAMGRSAKETAIELNIAPCTVERHVENVRLKTRTRNRAHMIAYVIREGLLQSEAN, from the coding sequence ATGTATCGAATAGAGGGAACCGAGAACGTCCAGCTGACTTCGCGCGAGATGGATGTGCTTCAATTCGTTGCCATGGGTCGTTCCGCCAAGGAGACCGCCATCGAACTGAACATCGCTCCGTGTACTGTCGAGCGCCACGTCGAAAACGTCCGCCTGAAGACGCGCACGCGCAACCGCGCGCACATGATCGCCTACGTCATTCGCGAAGGCCTGCTCCAGTCCGAGGCCAACTGA
- a CDS encoding 4'-phosphopantetheinyl transferase family protein, with product MGEDFAETLRAHGIDGERIAAPFPLWLVSARKGPQSALADLLSDEETQRAARFTVDDLARRYRAAHGAMRLLVEAGFGISARRQRYGRNDYGKPHLLEMRQVQCSMSYTGSHALVALAMDAEIGIDIEQVRAIDDTAGLASMYYTDREVAQLGGRSAVMGDHAFLTVWVRKEACSKALGRGLSIAPSSFECGVGCGLRNVFIEGETVESDVIDPKGGMLMSWARRGQF from the coding sequence ATGGGAGAGGATTTCGCAGAGACCCTGCGCGCCCACGGCATCGACGGCGAGCGAATCGCGGCGCCGTTCCCGCTCTGGCTGGTAAGCGCCCGCAAAGGCCCGCAATCCGCGCTGGCCGACCTGCTTTCGGACGAGGAGACGCAGCGCGCGGCTCGCTTCACGGTGGATGATCTGGCGCGCCGCTACCGTGCGGCGCACGGGGCCATGCGGCTGCTGGTGGAGGCCGGTTTCGGCATTTCCGCAAGGCGGCAGCGCTACGGCCGCAACGACTACGGCAAGCCGCATCTCCTGGAGATGCGGCAGGTGCAGTGCAGCATGAGCTACACCGGCAGCCATGCGCTGGTGGCGCTGGCGATGGACGCGGAGATCGGCATCGACATCGAGCAGGTGCGCGCGATCGACGATACGGCGGGACTCGCCTCGATGTACTATACGGATCGTGAAGTGGCCCAGTTGGGCGGTAGGTCTGCGGTTATGGGCGACCATGCGTTCCTGACGGTCTGGGTCAGGAAGGAAGCGTGTTCAAAGGCGCTTGGCAGGGGGCTCTCGATTGCCCCGTCGTCGTTCGAATGCGGCGTTGGCTGCGGCCTGAGAAACGTATTTATCGAAGGTGAAACAGTAGAAAGCGATGTTATCGACCCGAAGGGCGGTATGCTGATGTCTTGGGCCCGGAGAGGCCAGTTCTAG
- a CDS encoding glycosyltransferase family 2 protein, whose product MTARSYSSALVFPIDVVIVNYRTGPLVLDCLASLDAERLGGARLRAIVVDNASGDGSAELVQAAIEARGWDWVTLIPSSVNGGFGAGCNLGIEHSLRSGRSRAVWLLNPDTRVMPGTVQALATFMAATPRAGITGTALLLADGTPWPHAFRFPTVLGELERALRWGPASRLLARHAVVRTMDGRAEQADWVSGASVAVRRELLEQGLRFDEGYFLYYEETDFCRTARAMGWQCWYAPRPVVLHIAGQSTGVTGQGAVARRVPGYWFASRRRYFRKNHGRAYALAADIAWIAGHVAYLAKQLLRRAPREDPPRLLSDFVRHGMLSPVRR is encoded by the coding sequence ATGACCGCGCGCAGCTATTCCTCGGCACTGGTCTTCCCGATCGATGTCGTCATCGTCAATTACCGCACCGGCCCGCTGGTGCTCGACTGCCTCGCCAGCCTCGATGCCGAGCGCCTCGGGGGAGCGCGCCTGCGCGCGATCGTGGTCGACAATGCATCGGGCGACGGTTCGGCCGAACTGGTGCAGGCGGCGATCGAGGCGCGCGGCTGGGACTGGGTCACGCTGATCCCTTCCTCGGTCAACGGCGGGTTCGGCGCGGGCTGCAACCTGGGCATCGAACATTCGCTGCGCAGCGGGCGCAGCCGGGCGGTCTGGCTGCTCAATCCCGATACCCGCGTGATGCCGGGCACGGTGCAGGCGCTGGCGACCTTCATGGCCGCGACCCCGCGCGCCGGGATCACCGGCACGGCGCTGCTGCTGGCCGACGGCACGCCCTGGCCGCACGCCTTCCGCTTCCCGACGGTGCTCGGCGAACTGGAGCGTGCATTGCGCTGGGGCCCGGCCTCGCGCCTGCTCGCGCGCCACGCCGTCGTGCGCACCATGGACGGCCGCGCCGAGCAGGCCGACTGGGTATCGGGTGCGAGCGTGGCGGTGCGCCGCGAGCTGCTCGAACAGGGGCTGCGCTTCGACGAGGGGTATTTCCTCTATTACGAGGAGACCGATTTCTGCCGCACGGCGCGGGCGATGGGCTGGCAGTGCTGGTATGCGCCGCGCCCGGTCGTGCTGCACATCGCCGGGCAGAGCACCGGCGTCACCGGGCAGGGCGCTGTGGCACGCCGAGTGCCGGGCTACTGGTTCGCCTCGCGCCGCCGCTACTTCCGCAAGAACCACGGGCGCGCCTATGCGCTGGCGGCGGACATCGCGTGGATCGCAGGACATGTCGCCTACCTTGCCAAGCAGCTGCTGCGCCGGGCCCCGCGCGAGGATCCGCCCCGGCTGCTGAGCGACTTCGTGCGCCACGGCATGCTGTCGCCGGTCCGCCGCTGA
- a CDS encoding type I polyketide synthase, whose protein sequence is MHQPIEEPFDPSLDMSGAIAIVGMACRFAGARSPDEFWSMLSEGRDGVETYSEEELLAAGVSPALLRNPDYVRRGAPLADMECFDAALFGLSKRDAAVMDPQHRHFLECSWEALEDAGHTPQGFAGDGGVIGVFAGSGHNAYMPYNLLTNGKLVNEVGLFLLRHTSNDKDFLTTRVSYLFDLKGPSINVQTACSTSLVSIHMAAQSLISGECDMALAGGASIELPHRQGYLYEQGEILSPDGLCRPFDADSKGTVFGSGVAVVALRRLEDAIEAGDHIHAVIRGSAINNDGAGKVGYLAPSVDGQAAVVAEALGVSGIDPSAIDYVEAHGTGTPIGDPIEVAALRQVFSQSGPRSEPCALGSVKANIGHTDTAAGAAGVIKVALAMRNAQLPPVPHFGAPNPECALDTGLFRVQSASAPWLRRDERPRRAGVSSLGVGGTNAHLVMEEAPPRAASGPSRRRQLLLTSGATQSAADANAGALARHFEASAPLVIASEAKQSMADGDAAGLPRDFVARNDEGRGGEHLVEAGEGQHFVIASEAKQSTPDDAARALADAAFTLQSGRRHLGWRRFAVAGDAAGASAALDAAARHGSAKAPCVPGRPVAFQFCGGGLQHVDMARGLHESDAAFRADVDKGLATLSRIGVPDLRRWLFPVEADRAEAATQLERPSNALPALFIVQTALARFWMRLGIEPAAMIGHSCGEYAAAHIAGVIDLEAGLRIVHARGRLFETTAKGGMISVPLPEAELAPMLPPDVSIATINAPALCVVSGGAEAIAAFHAELHAREIEAQAIPIEVAAHSAMLDPILPEFRALLRTIAFRAPQIPFASNLTGRWVSAAEATDPEYWVRHLREPVRYTDGLECLLAEADQVLLEVGPGRAMTSLARQHPARKPTQPVVASMRHSGEDVADDQRVMEALGELWALGVEVDWAAWWGEEVRCRVPLPTYRFDRERHWIEPGATLHGAQAQGDPEARLGLDDWGYEPVWSRENLAETADPVGPAMVLCDDDGFGDGLAARLRERGVETVTVRAAARFSASAADAFALRPDVRDDWSRLFVHLAKDGRTPKQIYHCWLTGAVAAPRRRDAAILDRGLHALIAMVPELAAQVDEAAAVIALVTTDAQRVAGDASLVPLKATAVGAARSVTAEYPAIEVRAIDIDAGAADFDALIEEVSLDRARRGCMTGDVALRGGERWVQSYRNAREPLAEGQATWLREGGVYVVTGGLGGLGLSIADHLARVCKARLVLVGRSALPPRGEWAERLSRGDLPLGVEDKVRRLLALEAAGGEVELIVADVADARALAKGIRAAVARFGPVDGVFHAAGALDDGLIETRTRPAVEAVLRPKIAGTLALEEALKGQKPGFLLLFSSVSAFAGLPGQVDYAAANAFLDAYAQSRRRDPVTRVQSVGWSQWAEVGMAASLGGREGGPATLPEDLGTGKAIDHPFLERLCTISEDEFVVTGILTPVRHWVLDEHRVVDAGALLPGTSFLEMSRAAVALVHKGALELSDFTFLKPFAVPDGTERALRVHVRKRGASGWKVTILGRTEGEQGEWTEHAHGVVRPHTLTPLRNALDLGAIAERCLPAICGAEDQPMMDFGPRWQNVVQALGNPHGEALLQLELAEEFRAETDAMGLHPALLDFATAGAQTLIPGRDPSREFYAPFTYRRFLLHAPLPARIWSHIRLASSDGQTAVFNVTITDADGVVLAEVREFTMMHMGDAAQLSRAPVSAPPRAARAASNDIAASVEGILPEEGVEIVARLLSGRSRPHTVISPYDLEPVLSRLRSPPRAARREAASGDPADLPATPAEQVIADLWCDLLGMDAVGRHDNFFDLGGHSLLAVQFTNRLRKKTGRTLPLAAMLGQPTVAALAAVIDPDSQASDATVAPADDGFGHGVVTIRKGGTGTPLFFVHDGLGETLLYRGLALRLDGSRPVLGLEPLRKADGNYAHTRIDEMAAYHLGKVRAVQPQGPYLLAGLCAGGVIAFEMAQQLQAMGEQVAFVGIIDAADVEARKFRFGETRTRLSRVTASLRSTSALHVLPDLGRRAWNLVRWEVGSRLRQAQDRRTVQSLRGAEDALPVAEAGSPAIPFLKLYEVAHKEHRPMGVLQSASVALFKASDDTGIVDDTPYRMVYRDYALGWGKRVREDIVILDVPGGHSSNLQEPHVATLAPLFQSALDDALSEHGPWSRAMAAHEERFDYFEQAAE, encoded by the coding sequence ATGCACCAGCCCATCGAAGAACCGTTCGATCCCTCGCTCGACATGTCGGGTGCGATCGCCATCGTCGGCATGGCCTGCCGTTTCGCCGGGGCGCGCAGCCCGGACGAGTTCTGGTCGATGCTGAGCGAGGGTCGCGACGGCGTCGAGACCTATTCCGAGGAGGAACTGCTCGCCGCCGGGGTCTCGCCCGCGCTGCTGCGCAATCCCGACTACGTGCGCCGGGGCGCGCCGCTGGCCGACATGGAATGCTTCGATGCCGCGCTGTTCGGCCTGTCGAAGCGCGATGCGGCGGTGATGGACCCGCAGCACCGCCACTTCCTCGAATGTTCGTGGGAAGCGCTGGAGGATGCGGGCCATACCCCGCAGGGTTTCGCCGGGGATGGGGGCGTGATCGGCGTCTTCGCGGGATCGGGCCACAACGCCTACATGCCCTACAACCTGCTCACCAACGGCAAGCTGGTGAACGAGGTCGGCCTGTTCCTGCTGCGCCACACCAGCAACGACAAGGACTTCCTGACCACCCGCGTCTCGTACCTGTTCGACCTCAAGGGGCCGAGCATCAACGTGCAGACCGCGTGCTCCACCTCGCTCGTGTCCATCCACATGGCGGCGCAGAGCCTGATCTCGGGCGAGTGCGACATGGCGCTGGCGGGCGGCGCATCGATCGAACTGCCGCACCGGCAGGGCTACCTCTACGAACAGGGCGAAATCCTGTCGCCCGACGGCCTGTGCCGTCCGTTCGACGCGGATTCCAAGGGCACCGTGTTCGGCAGCGGCGTCGCCGTGGTGGCGCTGCGCCGGCTCGAGGACGCCATCGAGGCGGGCGACCACATCCACGCGGTGATCCGCGGTTCGGCGATCAACAACGACGGCGCGGGCAAGGTCGGCTACCTCGCCCCCAGCGTCGACGGGCAGGCGGCGGTCGTCGCCGAGGCGCTGGGCGTTTCGGGCATCGACCCCTCGGCCATCGACTATGTCGAGGCGCACGGCACCGGCACGCCCATCGGCGACCCGATCGAGGTCGCGGCGCTGCGGCAGGTCTTCTCGCAATCCGGCCCTCGGTCCGAGCCCTGCGCGCTCGGCTCGGTCAAGGCCAATATCGGCCATACGGACACCGCCGCAGGCGCGGCGGGCGTCATCAAGGTGGCGCTGGCCATGCGCAATGCGCAGCTGCCGCCCGTTCCGCATTTCGGGGCCCCAAATCCCGAATGCGCGCTGGATACCGGACTGTTCCGCGTACAGTCCGCCAGCGCGCCCTGGCTCCGGCGCGACGAACGCCCCCGTCGCGCCGGGGTCAGCTCACTCGGCGTCGGGGGCACCAACGCGCATCTCGTCATGGAGGAAGCGCCGCCGCGCGCGGCCAGCGGCCCGAGCCGTCGCCGCCAGCTGCTGCTGACGTCCGGCGCGACGCAAAGCGCAGCAGACGCCAATGCAGGCGCACTGGCCCGACATTTCGAGGCGTCCGCCCCGCTCGTCATTGCGAGCGAAGCGAAGCAATCCATGGCGGATGGCGATGCCGCTGGATTGCCGCGCGACTTCGTCGCTCGCAATGACGAAGGGAGGGGAGGGGAGCACCTCGTCGAAGCTGGTGAGGGCCAACACTTCGTCATTGCGAGCGAAGCGAAGCAATCCACGCCCGACGATGCCGCCCGCGCTCTCGCCGATGCCGCCTTCACGCTCCAGAGCGGTCGCCGTCATCTCGGCTGGCGGCGTTTCGCGGTGGCCGGGGATGCCGCCGGGGCGAGCGCCGCGCTTGACGCCGCCGCGCGCCACGGTTCGGCCAAGGCGCCTTGCGTGCCCGGTCGTCCGGTGGCCTTCCAGTTCTGCGGCGGCGGGTTGCAGCATGTCGACATGGCGCGCGGCCTGCATGAAAGCGACGCCGCCTTCCGCGCCGACGTGGACAAGGGCCTCGCCACCCTCTCGCGCATCGGCGTGCCCGACCTGCGCCGCTGGCTGTTCCCGGTGGAGGCGGACCGCGCCGAGGCGGCGACGCAGCTTGAGCGGCCCTCCAACGCGCTGCCCGCGCTGTTCATCGTCCAGACCGCGCTGGCGCGCTTCTGGATGCGCCTCGGCATCGAGCCCGCCGCGATGATCGGCCACAGCTGCGGCGAATATGCCGCTGCGCACATCGCGGGCGTCATCGACCTCGAAGCCGGCCTGCGCATCGTCCACGCGCGCGGCCGCCTGTTCGAGACGACCGCAAAGGGCGGCATGATCTCGGTGCCGCTGCCCGAGGCCGAACTGGCGCCGATGCTGCCGCCGGACGTCTCCATCGCCACGATCAACGCGCCCGCGCTCTGCGTCGTGTCGGGCGGGGCGGAGGCCATCGCGGCCTTCCACGCCGAGCTTCACGCGCGTGAGATCGAGGCGCAGGCGATCCCCATCGAGGTCGCCGCGCATTCGGCGATGCTCGATCCGATCCTGCCGGAATTCCGCGCCCTGCTGCGCACGATCGCCTTCCGCGCGCCGCAGATCCCCTTCGCCTCGAACCTGACGGGCCGCTGGGTGAGCGCCGCGGAAGCGACCGATCCCGAGTACTGGGTGCGCCACCTGCGCGAGCCGGTGCGCTATACCGACGGCCTCGAATGCCTGCTGGCAGAGGCGGATCAGGTGCTGCTGGAAGTCGGCCCGGGCCGCGCCATGACCAGCCTTGCCCGCCAGCATCCGGCCCGCAAGCCTACGCAGCCGGTGGTCGCCTCGATGCGCCATTCGGGTGAGGACGTGGCCGACGACCAGCGCGTGATGGAGGCGCTCGGCGAACTCTGGGCGCTCGGCGTCGAGGTGGACTGGGCGGCGTGGTGGGGCGAGGAAGTGCGCTGCCGCGTGCCGCTGCCGACCTACCGCTTCGACCGTGAACGCCACTGGATCGAACCCGGCGCGACGCTGCACGGCGCGCAGGCCCAGGGCGATCCCGAGGCGCGCCTCGGCCTCGACGACTGGGGCTACGAGCCGGTGTGGAGCCGGGAGAACCTTGCCGAGACCGCCGATCCGGTCGGCCCGGCGATGGTGCTGTGCGATGACGACGGCTTCGGCGACGGCCTTGCCGCCCGCCTGCGCGAGCGCGGGGTGGAGACGGTGACGGTGCGTGCCGCCGCCCGCTTCTCGGCCAGCGCGGCGGATGCCTTCGCGCTGCGGCCCGACGTGCGGGATGACTGGTCGCGGCTGTTCGTGCATCTGGCGAAGGACGGACGCACGCCCAAGCAGATCTACCATTGCTGGCTGACCGGCGCGGTCGCCGCGCCGCGCCGTCGCGATGCCGCGATCCTCGACCGGGGGCTGCACGCTCTCATCGCCATGGTCCCCGAACTTGCCGCACAGGTGGATGAGGCGGCGGCGGTCATCGCCCTCGTCACCACCGACGCGCAGCGCGTCGCGGGCGATGCGTCGCTGGTGCCGCTCAAGGCGACGGCGGTGGGCGCGGCCCGCTCCGTCACCGCCGAATATCCCGCCATCGAGGTGCGCGCGATCGACATCGACGCCGGTGCCGCAGATTTCGACGCGCTGATCGAGGAAGTCTCGCTCGACCGCGCACGGCGCGGCTGCATGACCGGCGACGTCGCCCTGCGCGGCGGCGAACGCTGGGTGCAGAGCTACCGCAACGCCCGCGAGCCGCTGGCCGAGGGGCAGGCGACCTGGCTGCGCGAGGGCGGCGTCTACGTCGTCACCGGCGGCCTCGGCGGCCTCGGCCTGTCGATCGCGGACCATCTGGCGCGCGTCTGCAAGGCCCGCCTCGTCCTCGTCGGTCGCAGCGCCCTGCCGCCGCGCGGCGAATGGGCCGAGCGTCTTTCCCGCGGCGACCTGCCGCTGGGTGTCGAGGACAAGGTCCGCCGCCTCCTCGCCCTCGAAGCGGCGGGCGGCGAAGTGGAGCTGATCGTCGCCGATGTCGCCGACGCCCGCGCGCTGGCCAAGGGCATCCGGGCCGCCGTCGCCCGCTTCGGCCCGGTGGACGGCGTGTTCCATGCCGCCGGCGCGCTCGACGACGGGCTCATCGAGACCCGCACACGCCCCGCCGTCGAAGCCGTGCTGCGCCCCAAGATCGCGGGCACGCTGGCGCTGGAGGAAGCGCTGAAGGGCCAGAAGCCCGGCTTCCTGCTGCTGTTCTCCTCGGTCAGCGCCTTCGCGGGCCTGCCGGGGCAGGTCGACTATGCCGCCGCCAACGCCTTCCTCGACGCCTATGCCCAATCGCGCCGCCGCGATCCCGTCACGCGGGTGCAGTCGGTCGGCTGGAGCCAGTGGGCCGAAGTCGGCATGGCCGCATCGCTCGGCGGGCGCGAGGGCGGACCCGCCACGCTTCCCGAGGATCTCGGCACCGGCAAGGCGATCGACCATCCGTTCCTCGAACGGCTCTGCACCATTTCCGAAGACGAGTTTGTGGTCACCGGCATCCTAACCCCCGTGCGGCATTGGGTGCTCGATGAGCATCGCGTCGTCGATGCCGGTGCGCTGCTGCCCGGGACATCTTTCCTGGAGATGTCACGGGCAGCAGTTGCGCTGGTTCACAAGGGTGCGCTGGAGCTGTCCGACTTCACCTTCCTCAAGCCCTTCGCGGTGCCCGACGGCACGGAGCGCGCCTTGCGCGTCCACGTCCGCAAGCGCGGCGCGAGCGGGTGGAAGGTCACCATCCTTGGCCGCACCGAGGGCGAGCAGGGCGAATGGACCGAGCACGCGCACGGCGTCGTCAGGCCGCACACGCTCACCCCGCTGCGCAATGCGCTGGACCTCGGCGCCATCGCCGAGCGCTGCCTCCCGGCGATCTGCGGTGCGGAGGACCAGCCGATGATGGACTTCGGTCCGCGCTGGCAGAACGTGGTGCAGGCGCTCGGCAACCCGCATGGCGAGGCGCTGCTGCAACTGGAGCTGGCGGAGGAATTCCGCGCCGAGACGGATGCCATGGGCCTCCACCCCGCGCTGCTCGACTTCGCGACGGCGGGCGCGCAGACGCTGATCCCCGGCCGCGATCCGTCGCGCGAGTTCTACGCGCCGTTCACCTACCGCCGCTTCCTGCTCCACGCGCCGCTGCCCGCGCGCATCTGGAGCCACATCCGCCTCGCGTCGAGCGACGGGCAGACGGCGGTGTTCAACGTCACCATCACCGATGCCGACGGCGTCGTCCTCGCCGAAGTGCGCGAGTTCACGATGATGCACATGGGCGATGCGGCGCAGCTGTCCCGCGCGCCCGTCTCCGCCCCACCGCGCGCCGCCAGGGCCGCGTCGAACGACATTGCCGCATCGGTCGAGGGCATCCTCCCCGAAGAGGGCGTGGAGATCGTCGCCCGCCTGCTTTCGGGCCGCAGCCGCCCGCATACGGTGATCTCGCCCTACGACCTCGAACCCGTGCTCTCGCGCCTGCGCAGCCCGCCCCGTGCGGCGCGCCGGGAAGCGGCGAGCGGCGATCCGGCGGACTTGCCCGCGACCCCCGCCGAACAGGTCATCGCCGACTTGTGGTGCGACCTCCTCGGCATGGATGCGGTCGGGCGGCACGACAACTTCTTCGACCTTGGCGGCCATTCGCTGCTGGCGGTGCAGTTCACCAACCGCTTGCGCAAGAAGACCGGCCGTACCCTGCCGCTGGCGGCGATGCTCGGCCAGCCGACCGTCGCAGCGCTGGCGGCGGTGATCGACCCCGACAGCCAGGCGAGCGACGCCACCGTCGCGCCCGCCGACGACGGCTTTGGGCACGGTGTCGTTACCATCCGCAAGGGCGGCACCGGCACCCCGCTGTTCTTCGTCCACGACGGCCTTGGCGAGACGCTGCTCTATCGCGGCCTCGCGCTGCGACTCGACGGATCGCGCCCGGTGCTCGGCCTCGAACCGCTGCGCAAGGCGGACGGCAACTACGCCCACACCCGCATCGACGAGATGGCGGCCTACCACCTCGGGAAAGTCCGCGCGGTGCAGCCGCAGGGGCCGTACCTGCTGGCGGGCCTGTGCGCAGGCGGCGTCATCGCCTTCGAGATGGCGCAGCAGCTGCAGGCGATGGGCGAGCAGGTCGCCTTCGTCGGCATCATCGACGCCGCCGATGTGGAGGCGCGCAAGTTCCGCTTCGGCGAGACCCGCACCCGCCTGTCCCGTGTCACCGCCTCGCTGCGGTCCACCAGCGCGCTGCACGTGCTGCCCGACCTCGGGCGGAGGGCGTGGAACCTCGTGCGCTGGGAAGTCGGATCGCGGCTGCGGCAGGCGCAGGACCGGCGCACCGTCCAGTCCCTGCGCGGCGCGGAGGATGCGCTTCCCGTGGCCGAGGCCGGATCGCCCGCGATCCCGTTCCTCAAGCTCTACGAAGTGGCGCACAAGGAGCACCGCCCGATGGGCGTGCTCCAGTCGGCCAGCGTCGCGCTGTTCAAGGCATCGGACGATACCGGCATCGTCGACGATACGCCCTATCGCATGGTCTATCGCGACTACGCGCTGGGCTGGGGCAAGCGGGTGCGCGAGGATATCGTGATCCTCGACGTCCCCGGCGGCCACAGCTCCAACCTTCAGGAGCCCCACGTCGCGACGCTGGCGCCGCTGTTCCAGAGCGCGCTCGACGATGCGCTGTCGGAGCATGGCCCCTGGAGCCGCGCGATGGCCGCCCATGAAGAGCGTTTCGACTATTTCGAGCAGGCAGCAGAATGA